One Camelus bactrianus isolate YW-2024 breed Bactrian camel chromosome 26, ASM4877302v1, whole genome shotgun sequence genomic window, AGAGATTTCAGTAATCTCTTTCATGCCCTAGAGCGTCAGCCATCCCAGGAGTGAGTCATGCCTTACAGACTGACTTTTTTGTCATTCACCCTGATTACAAAACATTCTTCTCTGgaatttcttaagaaaaatgaGCAATCATTTCTACTTTATGATCACACTCTGAATTTAAACAAAAGACTATGACAATGGACATCTCAAACTCAGAGCACCCCTTCGAGATTGTCTAATAGGCATGATAGCCCAGGGCTCAGCGTCAGACCCCATCCACCTTCTGTTCAACCATCTGAAATTTCCTTTCATGAAAGGTGGGCAAGGTcgggaagagggaaaaagagacaaaCATTTCCAAACGGTTTTGACTGGAACCCAGTCTTTCTGCTAGAAGGGTCTGATACCGGGGACTGTATTTCATGTTGCTCATGCATGCACTGCCTTTTGCTTGTCCCCCAGGCCCCTGTATTTACCTTGAAAAGCTTTCCTGGGGAGCCTGTGAGGTTAGGCAGTCTGCCAAATGAGAAACAGATATCTTCCAAAAATACATCTTAGAACACACCGCATAAGAGCCACGCCCCTCTCCCCCCTTACCTGGGAAAGCATGTGGATTGGGCGACCCTCTCTTAAGGCACTTAGAACAGAGAATGTGCACGGTGTAGTGCAGTCCAGGCCATTCTTGAAGTAGGACATTCAGTTCCTCTACCAAGGGGGTTATGGCTTGCCATGCCGTCCATATGTTTGGTAATGATGCATGGCTGGCAATGGACAGAGTGTCTGGCTGCAGGACCCCCTTGGCAGGTCTGTAACTCACCACCACAGGGACTTTCCCTCTGTATGCAAAGATCTGAAGTTTGCCATCCGACCTGTGCACCACATGGCTGTTAATCTGGACACTGTAGCGTGCAAACAAGCCAGGTGGAAAAGTAAAGggaaaactatattcaatctgCAATTGCTCAGCCACAAAAGACTGCCCGGCCAGGTTGGTCCCATTAATCCAGGCCTCCGCGTGGGGCACCTCGTTCTGCACATAGCACGGGAACTTGTACCAGGCCGTGGACCCATTCAAAGGCTTGCCCTTGGGTTTGTTGAGGCAGTAACAGAGTCCCATCTTCTCCAGCAgctccagcagcagctgcaggtCCTGCTGAGCCTGGACATGAGGCTTAAGCAGCAACCGGATGACATGGGCTGGCAGGAGCCCGTGAAGCAGAAAGCCCTCCACGTAATGATGGAGCTGCGTGGCCCGAAGCGTGTCCTGGCTCTGGGTGGACAGAGCCTTTAGTGGGGAGCTCTCACCCTCCCCCTCGCTCTCACAGCTGGTCCCTAAGAGCAGCTTATGCAGCAGCAGGGAAGGATCCCTCTGGAAGAAGACGTTGAGGATGTCGATGAGGCGCGAGAGGTTGTGGAAGACGTGCTCCTTGAGAGCCGGGCTGTCCTCAAAGTAGAGCAGCTTGCCGCTCTCATGCAGGTAGGAGAGGGCACTCTGCAGCCGGTCCTCGGTCAGCCCTGCCTGCAGGCCCAGGCGAGCCGAGTCCCACCAGCTGAGCCAGAGCCGCTGCGCCTGAGGCGGCTGGAAGTGCAGCTCCTCCAGTACCTGCCAGGATCGAGGAAGCACTCTGTGTAAGTTGGGGAAGATTTCCCGGTGCTCAGCCACCGAGAGCAATTTGTCCCGAAGGCGCTGTAACTGGCGGGGATCCCTGCAGCTCACGGGCAACACGGGGGAGAGGATCTGCAGCCGGTGGTTGAGCAGGTACTGGAAGTGAGCCTTGCGCCGCCGAAGGTTCTTGTCGGAAACACCGTAGTAGGCTGCATGGGGGCTGGCGGAACGCAGCTCGAAGTCCCGGGCCAGTGCCTCGTCCACCACCTGGGCCAGACGGCTCAGCCCCTCAGCATCGTGTTTCTCCTGCAGGGCGATCTGGCGGTGAATGTCCAGACACTTCTCCTCTAGCTCCTGCTCCCCGCACAGGTCTGCGTGGGTGCCCACAATGCACACGACGGCATGAGGCACCCGGGCCCCCACCCGATGCAAGAAGGAGCCCACGGTGGTGGGAAAGCGCAGCGGCTCATAGGTGGCCAAGTTAACCACCAGCACGTAAAGGGCCCcgggggagaggaagaagggcTGGATCACCTCGTAACTTTCATCCCCGGCCAAGTCATACACGATGAAACGCAGGCCCCGGGAGGCATCTGCTGTCCAGCTGGTCACCTCGATGCCCTTGCTCACGGGAGGAGATGAAGGGAGGTAGCTCTTCTCCTTGTCACCTCCACCCTGATTCCCCTCCACTCTGCCCTCAGTGAGGCAGTGACGGAGCAGGGTCTTTCCTGCAGCCTTATGGCCCATCAGGAGCAGCTTGAGGCGGGGCTGGACTGCTGGCTGGGAATGAGCCAGCTCCTTCTGGTAGGCTGCGATGTAGGGGATCCCCTTCATACAGACCTCGTAGGGGGGCTGGATAAGCGGGTTGTCCTTGATCTTCCACAGGCCTACCCGGGAGAGCTGGCCAAAGTTGTCTGGCAGCACAGCGATCTGGTTCCCCTGGAGGACTAGCTCCTCCAGGCCGGTCAGCTCCACGATAGAGTCCGGCAGGTACCGGATCCGGTTATTATCTAGCCACAAGGTGAGAAGATGGCCCAGGCCTGAGATAAGGGATGGCACTGAGGTGAGCTGGTTGCGACTAAGGTAGAGCTCCTCCAGCCCAGCCAGGGGCAGCAGCGCAGCAGGGAACTCCTCAAAGAGGTTGGAGGAGAGGTTGAGCATTTTGAGTCGCTGCAGTCGGCTGAACTGGGCGGGCAGAGCTTGCAGCCCGTTGTTGTCCAGCATGAGGCTCTCCAGGCTGGCCAGCTCGCAGAAGCCACTGGGAAGGGTGCCAAGCTCGGCCCCGCTCAGCCAGAGGATCTTGAGTGCACGCAGGGCATTGATATCCTCAGGGAGGCCCCGCAGCCGATTGCTGGACACGTCTAGCTCCTCTAGGGCCACCAGCTGCAGCAGCTGCCTGGGAAAAACCGTGAGCTGGTTGTGGTCCACGTCGAGGGTGCGCAGGCGGAAAAGGCAGGAGAGGGAGTCGGGCAGGTGCGTCAGCCGGTTAAAGCTGACGTCCAGCTCCTCCAGGTGGACCAGGGCGCCCAGCTGGGCgggcagggagggcagctggTTGTGGCTGAGGTTGAGCTTCCGCAGCTCGCGAAGGGCACTTACCACCTCGGCGCCCAGGACGCTCAGCCGGTTGTGGCTCACGTCTAGCTCCGTAAGGTGATGGCCCAGCTCGGCCACCGCCGGGGGCAGCCGGGTGAAGCGGTTCCGGCGCAGGACCAGGACGCGCAGGCTGCCCAGCGCCGAGCCCAGCCCGTCGGGCACCTCCTCCAGGCCGTTGTTCCCCAGGTTCAGCACCTCAATGTCCCCGATATTGGCCGGCAGCATGAGCTGGGGGGTGTTGGGGGAGTCGATCTGGTCGGCCCCCGAGCAGCCCCCCGCTGCGCTGAGAGTGAGCTGGCGCAGGTTGCTCCGCAGCTTCCTGGCGCGCAGGGCGGCGTCCCGCCACAGCCTTACAGTCTTCAGGTTCCCGCTGCCCGTCCCCGCCATGGCGGGGCCCCGGGCCGACACCTTCTAGAGGGAGCCCGCAGCTACATGCCGCGCTGCGCCCCACCTGGCGCCAGTCTCCGGGGCCCTCTCGCTCCCgctcctcccttcccaccagcCCTCGGGgaccggcggcggcggcggcggcggcgggtccTAGCGCAGCCAGCGGCCGGGCGCCCGCAGCTGGAGGACGGCGGCGAAGCGAGCAGCTCCGGGGGGCCCCGGGCACGGGGCGCGGGGGTAGGCAGCGGCCGGCGTGGAGCGCAGCTCGCATTCTCTGGGCTCCCGGGCCAGGGGCGCGCCGGGGCAGCAgggccgccgcccgcccgccgcgcCGCGGAGGATGCCTGCCGCTCCCCCTCCCGCTCCGCCCGCCTCTGGCGCCTCGGGGCCGGGGCCCCGCTACCCTCGCTGCCGCGGCCCAGCGGCCCGCAGCGTCGTCCCCTCCGCGAGCTCCACGAGGACGGCGGCGCCTGGCTCTGCGGCGGGCATGATGCGGGCGCAGAGCTGGGCCGCCTCCCCGTCTCCGTTTTCCCGGGCTCGGGCGGGAGCTCGAGCGCCGCGTCCCCAGCACTGGGAGGGCGCGATCGGGAAGCAGCAGCGCCGCCCGGCGGAGCGGCCCCCACGTGACCGGCGGAGGAGCCGCGTGCTCCCGGCACCGCCCTGGGGGCGGAGGCCGCTAATCACCTCCCGGTGCGGGGCTGGGGGCGCCTCGCCAGGTGCGGAACGGCGCCATGGGTCGCAAAGGGCGGGAGACGCAAGCGGAGGTCCAGTCCCGGCCGCAGATCGGGGTCCCGAAGTGCTCCTGCTGGAGTTCGCCTGCGTCTGGCTCTTTGTTGGCCCTGCGCCTCTAaggatttcttttcttccctcacgTATCGGATCCCTGGCCTCCGTTACTCATTTCTGACCTCCGCCTTCCTCCTTCCGCTCACCCTACATCCAGTAGAACTGGCAGCATGCAGGGGCCTGGGGTCCATTGTAGGAGCTTAAAACGAGAGTGTGACTAaacaaaagaaggagaaaagcaggCAACCATTCATGCACtcggtaaatatttattgaggcccTATTTTGTGCCAGACCGACCAAGACAGAGGTTCTCCGCTGCCCTGGGGACAGCTCTAAGCTGGTCTAATTGGGAGGGGGGAGGCGGTGGGCACACATGGTTTTATCTGGGATATCCCATTCATCCAACAGGCCTGGGAGGCAAATACCATATCCCCAACTGTGACAGTACTTGTTATGCTGTGGGTTCAAGCAAAATTCGCCGCAGGCGAGTGCTCAACTCgaaggtttattttttatgtaattatttagGTGAGGACGTTTCTTTGAGATCATGTCTATACTAAGTAAATAATTTCTTCAGAATTTGCCCCAACCTTGAAACCTATCCAGTCTCCGGATATCATCTCCCTCGTTGCTTGCAGCTTGATTAATGATGAAGCAAATAGTTTTCAGAGATGCAAAGCTGAATTTAATTGGATAAGTGCACCAGTTAACATGTCGTGGCCCTCCTCCACACTTGACATTGCTGTCATTTAGAGACCCAAATTCGGTGCAGGTATTTGAATAGAAGTAGTTTGTCTCTTCAGAGAGAGGTACTGAACATCTCAGGCTGGAAATCTGCCCCAGTGATGTTTATCAAGCCTGGGGTGGTACATCCTGCAAATGGAGAATGCTCCGAGGGCCAGGTGGAACTCAGAAGCTCCAAGTATGTTAACAGGGACAAGTGAGCTGTGTTAAGCCTGAAGGACTGGAAGATCAAATTGCTCAAGGGTTCCCCAGATCACCTACCCCAAGGAAAATTCTGTATCATCTAGGCTGATCCATTTATTCACAGAGGAGGCACAGGCCTAAGAGAAGCACTGCCCCAATTGGTCCGCCAGGTAAAGGGTAGATCCAGGTGTGTTAACTCCCTTTATGGGGTTATTCCCCTGAGTGCATCACCTTCGTGGTATTCTTtggtgggaggaagaggggactgaaggtaattagggttactgatttatttttaatagaggtactggggattgaaccaaggactcagtgcatgctaagcatgctctctaccactaaGACATACCCTCCCCCATCATGGTATTCTTGAGTCAGACCCTCGACTCCTCCAGGCTTTAGCTCCTGGTTACAGAGACTGGAGAAGGCAAGAGCTTCCTACCCTCCTCGGGGTAAACTGAAGTGGTCTGAATTTGATCTAAATGACCCAGGCTAAACTGCTTTAGAAGCCATCAGAAAATTACACTTCCATCTCAAAGGTCTTTGAAAACACTGTGCTTACTTTGTAATCTGAAATTTGCTTTAGATAAAGAGATGGAGAGGACCAGAGAACATCCTGATTGGGGCCTCTCATTGGAGCACCAAAGCCTGGTGTTGGATGAGTTTGCATTCTTTCTGAGCCCTTCAGCCGGCTCTGAGCCGTTGCAGTCAGTATTGTGGGCAGCCTCGCAGTAAAGTCTTATCCAAGAGTTATTTGAAAATCAGATAAGGAGAATGCAACGATAAAATGTAACTCCAGGAGAAGACAGTGTGTCCAGTATGATTTTTAAACTCAGGCAAGAAGGATCCTGGTCTGGGCACCCAAGCCGGTTCTCCTCTTGCTACTCCCTACGCCTTGTGATAAAATTTCTGATGAGCCAAGAGGTTGATGGACATGCCCCCTCAGCCTTCTAGATCATGCTTATCATGAAGGACCCTGAATTCCTGGTGCAGACAGCCTGAAGCCTGCTTGGAGAAGGTGGGCAGCCTTTCACAGTCATTTAGGAGTTGCTGATGTGCACATTCCTAGGCCTTGAAGGTGTGGATGGGGCTTGACCATCCCTGTGAGCCCACAGGCTCCTCACTGTGCTGGATGGAGCCCGGGTTAGGATGAGAGGGGGAGTGGGTGTGCCCTATTTGTTAGCTTGAAGTAGCACATTTAACTCTCAGGCATATGGTATATGGGCTTCCATTTGTACTCTTGCCCCAGGCCCTGCCATTGTTAGGGTGGCCCTGCACAGGTTGGAGTTCTCCTAAAAGCTAAAAGTAATAATCTCAGTTTGGAGAGGAGGGACTGGTTATTCCAAGTTTTCTTGCCATGGATGTTCACCCAACATCATGGACTTAATCTATAAATTTTCCAAAAGCgtttcatttctcttatttttcttactctgAGACTATTTTCATATATTAGCTGCTGCTGTACAATGGCCCTTGGATTGCTCCCAGACCTTCTGCTAGGGCACAAGTCATCTGAAGGAGTAGGAGAGCACATGTGAAAAGGCTGGGTCTTCGTCTAGGCCTTAAAAGAAGTGACTAGTTAGAAGGGAGGATCCCAGACACAGGTGCAAGAGTCTTCCCTTCAAATATTTGTCAGTAACGGTCAGAATGGCCCAGGCCACAGGAGTCCTCTGCTCTTTGGAGCAACAAGCTCCAAGTAAGCTTTCCATCTCTGGTTTCTTTTGTTCTGTCTTTAACACACTAGACTTTCCTCCATCTTGACAGATTTTTCTCCTGACCTTGCCAGCCCCCTAGCTACTGGTTCATTGCTTTATTTCCTTTCCCTGTCAAATATCTTACATAAGTGGTCTAGGGTCATCTGGTGTCTCCCCACTGGGTCCATCCTTGGGCCCAGTAATCTGGCTTCCATCCCCACCGTGCCAGCAGCACTGCTCTCTGGAAGGTCAGCTCACCCTTTGTCCTTCCTTGACCTCCCATCATGGAAAATGTTAAGCaatttcctttggaaactttCTCCTTTCTTAACCTGTAGGATAACTGATATCACATTAAGGTTTGGGATTTCAAAAAGAGCCCTGTAAAGGCTAATTATTTCCTTGTAGGAATCAAGTTTGCAATTTGAATAAGTACTACCAAATGAACCACTATAGCTGCAAGGACAAAGTCTCCAGGATTTCCCTATTTAATGATAGCTTCTTATGAAAATATTTGgtcatatgctttttctgtttatatttctgtTATTCTATTTATATTAAAGATACATAATTTGGAAAAATCACTTAAGTGCCCTTTCcactgaattttaatttcatcAAAAACAACTTAAGTCTTTATTTTAGGGTGACCAAATGTCCCAGTATGCATAAGACTGAGGGTTTTCCCAGCATAGGAGACATTTTATGTCTAAAACCAGGGCACTCCTATGAATCCAGTACAGTTATTTAACCTGCTTGGTCTCTATCTTGCTCTCCCTTTAACTTTCAAGAGTTTAGAAAACACAGCTTCCCAGAAATGCAGGACTTTTACTTGCTTCAGCTGCTTTAGACTTTCAAAATAGTTATGATTTATTTAATTAGTACAGGCAGAGGTCATTTTATGGTGCTTCGCTTTATTGCACTTCccagatactgcatttttcacaaattgaaggtctgtggcaacaCTGCagtgagcaagtctattggcaccattttcccaacagcatttgttcatttcatgtctctgtgccacattttggtaattctcacattTCAAGCTTTTTCACTATTGTCATATgtcatggtgatctgtgatctttgatgttccTTTTGTGATTGGGCATATGAACTGTGGCCATATAAAATGATAAacttaataaatgtgtgtgttctgactgctccaatGACCAACCCCtcccctgtctccctccctcttctctggcATCCCAGAAACACAATAATATTGAAATTGGGCCatttaataaccctacaatggcctctaagtgtttaaatgaaaagaagagTCAATTGATGCACATGCTTCATTGTCTTATTGTGAGAAATTACCAtagccaccccagccttcagcaaaccaccaccctgatcagtcagcagcaaTCAACAGCAAGGCAAGACCCTCcatcagcaaaaagattatgacttgctgaaggctcagatgatggttagcatctttaagtaatattttttaatatcaaaactACCTGTCTAACTTTGAAGGGAAATGTGGCTATTCCTTAAGCCTTCAGTGTAAATGAGCCCCGAGGGTGGGCTACAACAtttcatgagaaaattttcttaGTTGTCTCCTTGAAGTCTGGAGAAGCCCAGTAGATGCTGCCTTTATCATGAAAAGAGGGAAAGGGCTTCCCACATTTCTCCTTCCTTGTAATTTTTAGATCCAGTGAATATTGCTTTaaataaacaataacaacaaaaatgctCCCTCCTATCTGGTTAAAGGTAAATTAGAGAAAAAGCATGTCCATAATTTTCATCAGACCACACCCTTCTTGGTTTGGCTTTGTTGGAGGTAGAAATGGAggaaatcaaaggaaaaacagaaagaggaaaaggaaaggatgtCATGATTTTAGGCTTGCCCCAAAGAAGAGGCTAGAAGTCAAGCCTTAAGAATTGCCGTAGGACAGTTTAGGAAGTGGATCTTCAAAGTTGTGTCAGCTGAGCTCTTTGATACTGGGCATGACTGAGAAATCTAAGAAATCTattactgagaaatctgagaaatctATTACCAGTGTTAGCAGCTAATATGTATTTAAGGTTTTCTATGTactcaggcactgtgctatggACTTTTCATGCAGTATTTCATTTAACCATCACAACATCCTTGAACAGCAGGTCCCACTAttagcttcattttacagatggagaaaaatgaaggcaGAACTACTAACTGGCAGAATCCAGACTCAAAACAAGGCAGAGTCCAAAGCTCATGTTTAATCTCTGTGCTATTCCTTGAGGGGttgggcagggggtggaggggaatGGGTCTTGGTTCACCATCAACAGGCTGTATTTTAAGCTGCAGAGAGTGGTACCAGCTGGAGAGCAGGGCTGACACCCCGTCTTCAGTAGAAACTGAACTTGCTCTTATAAATGAAGAATGTCATATTGAGCAACTAAAAGCTCTAAACAAATAGTATCCCCAAGAACTGGGTGGAACATCTGTTATTCAACGTTACAGCAGGAAACAGAATTTCTATGCCATCTGTAGATAAGTTGTGTTTGATTTGTCTGCTTTTTGTTTTAGAGGGGAAGGATTGAATACAAATGTCCATAAAATCTATACTTCAGTTAAAGGGCATTTCAGATTTTGTCTTTTGAGAAGagcactaaaaaaagaaagaaagaaaaagatggaaggcTAAATTATCAAGCTAAGATTAGATACAAAGAATGTGATATTTTtgtttgggttaaaaaaaaaaaccaaactataCTTCACCCTCTTCCCCCAAATTTAATAAATCTGCCTTGGACTCACCGTCTGATTTGAATGCAAGCCACTTTGTATCAGCACTGGCTAAGAAGACTGAGAGTGGTCGTTTAACTACCAGCAGGGaacataaaaaatgtatttgaagcaCTAACTCCGCCAGAGAGCAAAGGCAAAATCATACCAATATGTCTGTTGTTTTTCCTTCCCCTTGCTcgacaaaaaaacaaatttatcttGGAATGGGCAGCATTAAATTTAACATTGGATCTCTTTGTGTTTCCAGGTCAAGTGGGAACACATATGCTCCCTACTGAGGAGAATAAACTGCAATGTATTTTTAGCATCTGTTGGAAGTACTTTCAGCTGAAGATATTCTGCAGGATTTAGGCAATTTCACTGAAGGCTAAAGGATTTGCAGCAATGTCACCTAGAATTCCAGAACTTGCCCTCAGGGTCTGTAAACAGCAGTATTCTGGAGCCCTCCACTCCACTCCCCCCACCATTCTCAGTCTCAATCCTGGTGTAAACATCCTCTTTatgagaaaatggaggaaaatcattccagtaaaaaataaatgaaaaacatctGTGAAGTAGTTATGACAAATGAAACTAAACTATAGCACACTTGGCACTTTGAGATGAAGCCTGTCAAGGAGCAGGGAATggggaggatggggagcagaagttgCCCTCGCCTTCTGTGCCTAAGGTTGAAGATAAGTCATGGACAGGGAGGCACCATATGGTGCATCTTTGTGAAAAGTGCCTATGTGTGCCTTTGTGAAAAGCAGAACAAGGCACCACCCCCAAAGACCTACAACAATCAGGTGGTTTCAGCTGCTGGTCCCTCCCTCCAAGGGTAGGGTCTGCAGTGCACAAACTGTGTGGCCCTGGCAGTGGTGTTTCAGTTACTAGTCTGAAATGTTTATCCATGAGATTTGGTGATAGTGAGACAAATTATTTAAGACCTTGCTTCTGTCTGCacagttttgcaaaatatttcccatttttaaaaacaaatttagttAACTTCcagcttttaaataaatgacactGGGATATTGCCTCTTCCTTGAGAAATATTGTGTTTCTAAAATAGAAGCAAAGTCTACGGTGATAAAGTATGACATATATCATACAGCAAAGCGTAGCAACACAAATGTGAAGTCCTCCCAAAGAACTGTAATTTTGGTGATTATTATAATAAAGCCAGGTGTCTATTAAAAGACAGGGAAGCCAAAGTAATCATTTATGCTCTTCCTGATACTATATTACTCCTGTAGCAAAAAAAGAGTTTCTGTTTACTCTTCTATAGAACAGAACAATGAAACCTGACTCCTGACCTGCTCTACTTCATCCCATGAAATGGTGAAATGCCCTGGAATAATGCCTTGTGACTATAAGGGATGGTGGTACATCATAATACACATATCACAGGTGGTCATAACGTCATTATTAACCCAACACATATTTATGTAAGACTCTGCAGGGTGCCTGAATACAAGAGAATTTGAGAAGGTTTCTGTCTCTGTTGTCTTCATCAAGATGGAAAAGTAAAGCATTGTCTCTTGTTGATTAAGACAGTCTTCAAAAGCTGTGGACCTCTCATAAGTTACAAAGATATTGTCTACGTCAAAACTCTCAGAGCAGATTTGATGGAAGCCTAGAAGACTCTTCCCTTTTGTTCCTTTGCTCCCTCACTACAGTGGCTCTTCAGATGTTAAAGAATTTGAGAAAGCCTTTCCCTTCCTTTATAAGGTGATATGATACTGTTCCATGGTCATATGGTTCCTAAATATAATTATActaacatttaatttacattctcAAAACTAGGTGTATTAGGTTGACGTGTCAGGAATTTGGGTTTTGTTCTAGTATAGAATATTAAATGTATTGTTCTTTTGTTCTTACTTTGGCTCTTTAAAGTAAGTTTTTGTTCAAACAAGTTTAACATGATGTACAGATTAAATGACACTGTGTCCCAAAGTAAACTGAAAAAATCACTGGAGCTTTATCCTAGCAGCTTAGctttgtaggggaggaaaaaataaTTCCCCCTCTACCTATCTGGGTTGTTAGCTGTGACCCCTGTAATAAGAGCCAGATTAACAAGAGGAAAGCACATAGAAGTTTATTCATGTGTATACTTCATGTATATATGGGAGATGCCCAGGTCAAAAACGAGCCATTCACAACAGTGACTTAGAACTCTGGTTTATATAGCATCTCCAGCTGAAGACATAGGAAAGGTGTGGAGACCAGTCTTGGTAGTAGTGCGGGATGGTGGTGGTTATGAACATTT contains:
- the MFHAS1 gene encoding malignant fibrous histiocytoma-amplified sequence 1 isoform X3, with the translated sequence MAGTGSGNLKTVRLWRDAALRARKLRSNLRQLTLSAAGGCSGADQIDSPNTPQLMLPANIGDIEVLNLGNNGLEEVPDGLGSALGSLRVLVLRRNRFTRLPPAVAELGHHLTELDVSHNRLSVLGAEVVSALRELRKLNLSHNQLPSLPAQLGALVHLEELDVSFNRLTHLPDSLSCLFRLRTLDVDHNQLTVFPRQLLQLVALEELDVSSNRLRGLPEDINALRALKILWLSGAELGTLPSGFCELASLESLMLDNNGLQALPAQFSRLQRLKMLNLSSNLFEEFPAALLPLAGLEELYLSRNQLTSVPSLISGLGHLLTLWLDNNRIRYLPDSIVELTGLEELVLQGNQIAVLPDNFGQLSRVGLWKIKDNPLIQPPYEVCMKGIPYIAAYQKELAHSQPAVQPRLKLLLMGHKAAGKTLLRHCLTEGRVEGNQGGGDKEKSYLPSSPPVSKGIEVTSWTADASRGLRFIVYDLAGDESYEVIQPFFLSPGALYVLVVNLATYEPLRFPTTVGSFLHRVGARVPHAVVCIVGTHADLCGEQELEEKCLDIHRQIALQEKHDAEGLSRLAQVVDEALARDFELRSASPHAAYYGVSDKNLRRRKAHFQYLLNHRLQILSPVLPVSCRDPRQLQRLRDKLLSVAEHREIFPNLHRVLPRSWQVLEELHFQPPQAQRLWLSWWDSARLGLQAGLTEDRLQSALSYLHESGKLLYFEDSPALKEHVFHNLSRLIDILNVFFQRDPSLLLHKLLLGTSCESEGEGESSPLKALSTQSQDTLRATQLHHYVEGFLLHGLLPAHVIRLLLKPHVQAQQDLQLLLELLEKMGLCYCLNKPKGKPLNGSTAWYKFPCYVQNEVPHAEAWINGTNLAGQSFVAEQLQIEYSFPFTFPPGLFARYSVQINSHVVHRSDGKLQIFAYRGKVPVVVSYRPAKGVLQPDTLSIASHASLPNIWTAWQAITPLVEELNVLLQEWPGLHYTVHILCSKCLKRGSPNPHAFPGELLSQPRPEGVAEIICPKNGSERVNVALVYPPTPTVISPCSKYLHTFLDN
- the MFHAS1 gene encoding malignant fibrous histiocytoma-amplified sequence 1 isoform X2 — protein: MAGTGSGNLKTVRLWRDAALRARKLRSNLRQLTLSAAGGCSGADQIDSPNTPQLMLPANIGDIEVLNLGNNGLEEVPDGLGSALGSLRVLVLRRNRFTRLPPAVAELGHHLTELDVSHNRLSVLGAEVVSALRELRKLNLSHNQLPSLPAQLGALVHLEELDVSFNRLTHLPDSLSCLFRLRTLDVDHNQLTVFPRQLLQLVALEELDVSSNRLRGLPEDINALRALKILWLSGAELGTLPSGFCELASLESLMLDNNGLQALPAQFSRLQRLKMLNLSSNLFEEFPAALLPLAGLEELYLSRNQLTSVPSLISGLGHLLTLWLDNNRIRYLPDSIVELTGLEELVLQGNQIAVLPDNFGQLSRVGLWKIKDNPLIQPPYEVCMKGIPYIAAYQKELAHSQPAVQPRLKLLLMGHKAAGKTLLRHCLTEGRVEGNQGGGDKEKSYLPSSPPVSKGIEVTSWTADASRGLRFIVYDLAGDESYEVIQPFFLSPGALYVLVVNLATYEPLRFPTTVGSFLHRVGARVPHAVVCIVGTHADLCGEQELEEKCLDIHRQIALQEKHDAEGLSRLAQVVDEALARDFELRSASPHAAYYGVSDKNLRRRKAHFQYLLNHRLQILSPVLPVSCRDPRQLQRLRDKLLSVAEHREIFPNLHRVLPRSWQVLEELHFQPPQAQRLWLSWWDSARLGLQAGLTEDRLQSALSYLHESGKLLYFEDSPALKEHVFHNLSRLIDILNVFFQRDPSLLLHKLLLGTSCESEGEGESSPLKALSTQSQDTLRATQLHHYVEGFLLHGLLPAHVIRLLLKPHVQAQQDLQLLLELLEKMGLCYCLNKPKGKPLNGSTAWYKFPCYVQNEVPHAEAWINGTNLAGQSFVAEQLQIEYSFPFTFPPGLFARYSVQINSHVVHRSDGKLQIFAYRGKVPVVVSYRPAKGVLQPDTLSIASHASLPNIWTAWQAITPLVEELNVLLQEWPGLHYTVHILCSKCLKRGSPNPHAFPGELLSQPRPEGVAEIICPKNGSERVNVALVYPPTPTVISPCSKKNAGEKHRNQ
- the MFHAS1 gene encoding malignant fibrous histiocytoma-amplified sequence 1 isoform X1: MAGTGSGNLKTVRLWRDAALRARKLRSNLRQLTLSAAGGCSGADQIDSPNTPQLMLPANIGDIEVLNLGNNGLEEVPDGLGSALGSLRVLVLRRNRFTRLPPAVAELGHHLTELDVSHNRLSVLGAEVVSALRELRKLNLSHNQLPSLPAQLGALVHLEELDVSFNRLTHLPDSLSCLFRLRTLDVDHNQLTVFPRQLLQLVALEELDVSSNRLRGLPEDINALRALKILWLSGAELGTLPSGFCELASLESLMLDNNGLQALPAQFSRLQRLKMLNLSSNLFEEFPAALLPLAGLEELYLSRNQLTSVPSLISGLGHLLTLWLDNNRIRYLPDSIVELTGLEELVLQGNQIAVLPDNFGQLSRVGLWKIKDNPLIQPPYEVCMKGIPYIAAYQKELAHSQPAVQPRLKLLLMGHKAAGKTLLRHCLTEGRVEGNQGGGDKEKSYLPSSPPVSKGIEVTSWTADASRGLRFIVYDLAGDESYEVIQPFFLSPGALYVLVVNLATYEPLRFPTTVGSFLHRVGARVPHAVVCIVGTHADLCGEQELEEKCLDIHRQIALQEKHDAEGLSRLAQVVDEALARDFELRSASPHAAYYGVSDKNLRRRKAHFQYLLNHRLQILSPVLPVSCRDPRQLQRLRDKLLSVAEHREIFPNLHRVLPRSWQVLEELHFQPPQAQRLWLSWWDSARLGLQAGLTEDRLQSALSYLHESGKLLYFEDSPALKEHVFHNLSRLIDILNVFFQRDPSLLLHKLLLGTSCESEGEGESSPLKALSTQSQDTLRATQLHHYVEGFLLHGLLPAHVIRLLLKPHVQAQQDLQLLLELLEKMGLCYCLNKPKGKPLNGSTAWYKFPCYVQNEVPHAEAWINGTNLAGQSFVAEQLQIEYSFPFTFPPGLFARYSVQINSHVVHRSDGKLQIFAYRGKVPVVVSYRPAKGVLQPDTLSIASHASLPNIWTAWQAITPLVEELNVLLQEWPGLHYTVHILCSKCLKRGSPNPHAFPGELLSQPRPEGVAEIICPKNGSERVNVALVYPPTPTVISPCSKCQLSCLWHALCRGFLIH